One window of the Deinococcus betulae genome contains the following:
- the ftsH gene encoding ATP-dependent zinc metalloprotease FtsH, with protein MKRLNPWLIVLFVLALFLMFSQAPMSGRSSVNYNEFKSLLERDQVERVVVRENNAAVTLKAPTDVQVNTAQGLQPRELRDFSVRLPSSLATPDGGLINELEDRGVQLRFEQPSQWLGILLNFLPIILLFAMMYFFFMRAQGGQNGVMQFGQSRAKKYGKENRVPTKFTDVAGHEEAKRELVEVVDFLKNPGKYHQIGAEIPKGVLLVGPPGTGKTLLARAIAGEADVPFFSVSASEFMEMFVGVGASRVRTLFEDARKSAPAIMFIDEIDSIGRKRGAGIGGGHDEREQTLNQILSEMDGFDKASSVIVLGATNRPDVLDPALLRPGRFDRQVTIDLPNLKEREAILKVHLRNKPMAQGVDVNEIAKSTPYFSGADLKNVTNEAALEAARLSKTQIDMSDFYRALDKITLGLENGSLTVSDQEKKAIAYHEAGHAVTAAVIPGSDKLQKVSIIPRGRALGAAFYLPEEQVLMSKERLENQLIVALGGRAAEEVFMGSVTSGAADDFRKATNIARKMVLEWGMGDNFKNMALTTDSGPVFLGEDMAKPKAFSEHTSQLVDEDVKRILNRAYERARELVTQYRQAMNEVAEALLSQELITGDVVREAVARVGGEQQAMPQTTA; from the coding sequence TTGAAACGGCTCAATCCCTGGCTGATCGTCCTGTTCGTCCTGGCCCTGTTCCTGATGTTCTCGCAGGCCCCCATGAGCGGACGCTCCAGCGTGAACTACAACGAATTCAAGTCTCTGCTGGAACGCGATCAGGTCGAGCGCGTGGTGGTGCGTGAAAACAACGCCGCCGTGACCCTGAAAGCGCCCACTGACGTGCAGGTGAACACCGCCCAGGGGTTGCAGCCCCGCGAGCTGCGTGACTTTTCCGTGCGGCTGCCCAGCAGCCTGGCCACGCCCGACGGCGGCCTGATTAACGAACTGGAAGACCGGGGCGTGCAGCTGCGCTTCGAGCAGCCCAGCCAGTGGCTCGGCATCCTGCTGAACTTCCTGCCCATCATCCTGCTGTTCGCCATGATGTACTTCTTCTTTATGCGCGCTCAGGGCGGCCAGAACGGCGTCATGCAATTTGGCCAGTCGCGCGCCAAGAAGTACGGCAAGGAAAACCGCGTGCCCACCAAGTTCACGGATGTGGCGGGCCACGAGGAAGCCAAGCGCGAACTGGTGGAAGTCGTGGATTTCCTGAAAAATCCCGGCAAGTACCACCAGATTGGCGCCGAGATTCCCAAGGGTGTGTTGCTGGTGGGCCCTCCCGGCACCGGTAAAACGCTGTTGGCCCGCGCCATTGCTGGCGAAGCCGACGTGCCGTTTTTCAGCGTCAGCGCCTCTGAGTTCATGGAAATGTTCGTGGGCGTGGGCGCCAGCCGCGTGCGCACGCTGTTTGAGGACGCCCGTAAGAGCGCCCCGGCCATCATGTTCATTGACGAAATCGACTCAATTGGCCGCAAGCGCGGCGCCGGCATTGGCGGCGGCCACGACGAGCGCGAGCAGACCCTGAACCAGATTCTCTCGGAGATGGACGGCTTTGATAAGGCCAGCAGCGTGATTGTGCTGGGCGCGACCAACCGCCCCGACGTACTGGACCCCGCCCTGCTGCGTCCCGGCCGCTTTGACCGTCAGGTGACGATCGACCTGCCCAACCTGAAAGAGCGCGAGGCGATTCTGAAAGTTCACCTGCGCAACAAGCCGATGGCGCAGGGCGTGGATGTCAACGAGATTGCCAAGAGCACACCGTATTTCTCGGGTGCCGACCTGAAGAACGTGACCAACGAGGCCGCGCTGGAGGCCGCCCGCCTGAGCAAGACCCAGATTGACATGAGCGACTTTTACCGGGCGCTGGACAAGATCACTCTGGGCCTGGAAAACGGCAGCTTGACGGTCAGTGATCAGGAGAAGAAGGCTATCGCTTACCACGAGGCCGGGCACGCCGTCACCGCCGCCGTGATTCCGGGCAGCGACAAGCTGCAAAAGGTCAGCATTATCCCGCGTGGTCGCGCGCTGGGGGCTGCCTTCTACCTGCCTGAAGAGCAGGTGCTGATGAGCAAGGAGCGCCTGGAAAACCAGCTGATTGTCGCGTTGGGGGGCCGCGCCGCCGAGGAAGTCTTTATGGGGAGCGTGACCAGTGGCGCCGCCGACGACTTCCGCAAGGCCACCAACATTGCCCGCAAGATGGTGCTGGAGTGGGGCATGGGCGACAACTTCAAGAACATGGCGCTGACCACCGACAGCGGCCCCGTGTTCCTGGGCGAGGACATGGCCAAGCCCAAGGCGTTCAGTGAGCACACCAGTCAGCTGGTGGACGAGGACGTGAAGCGCATCCTCAACCGCGCCTACGAGCGCGCGCGCGAGCTGGTCACCCAGTACCGCCAAGCCATGAATGAGGTCGCCGAGGCCCTGCTGAGCCAGGAACTGATTACCGGCGACGTGGTGCGCGAGGCCGTGGCCCGCGTGGGCGGCGAGCAGCAGGCCATGCCGCAGACAACGGCGTAA
- a CDS encoding GNAT family N-acetyltransferase translates to MPTYRLESGADAKREAAVSAALVAYNDEHSEMLRQRLTPEHRLSVPLESYLLSEAGEVLGGCTGRAVPLWGWLEIDLMWLSEPLRGQGWGARLLRDVEAQATALGCTRAKLSTWEFQARPFYERQGYVVYAEEQDYPPGHTNFLMRKALTPPAGG, encoded by the coding sequence ATGCCCACCTACCGTCTGGAATCTGGTGCTGACGCCAAGCGTGAGGCGGCTGTGTCAGCTGCGCTGGTCGCTTACAACGACGAGCACAGCGAGATGCTGCGCCAGCGCCTGACCCCCGAACACCGCCTGAGTGTGCCTCTGGAAAGCTATCTGCTCTCAGAGGCGGGCGAGGTGCTGGGCGGCTGCACCGGCCGGGCTGTGCCGCTGTGGGGCTGGCTGGAGATTGACCTGATGTGGCTGAGTGAGCCCCTGCGCGGCCAAGGCTGGGGCGCCCGTCTGCTGCGCGATGTGGAAGCCCAGGCCACGGCGCTGGGCTGCACCCGCGCCAAGCTCAGCACCTGGGAATTTCAGGCGCGCCCCTTTTACGAGCGGCAGGGTTACGTGGTCTACGCCGAGGAACAGGACTACCCGCCCGGCCACACCAACTTCCTGATGCGCAAGGCCCTGACGCCACCGGCAGGCGGCTGA
- a CDS encoding RNA polymerase sigma factor encodes MTKASPPRQAQPELPPELLLAARLRRRDERALAEAYDLHAAAVYGVLTRLLDTASAQEVLQDVFVRLWERPEAYDPARAGLRAYLLVVARSRALDRLRATKATAPLHTEDGAEWPLPDEQPGPAQRSENEARHRRVRQALGGLSPAHRETVERAYLRGETREDIAAGMGVPVGTVKSRLSHALGHLRRLLGEEARSWLD; translated from the coding sequence ATGACTAAGGCGAGCCCACCCCGGCAGGCTCAGCCCGAGCTGCCCCCAGAGCTGCTTCTGGCGGCCCGGCTGCGCCGCCGCGACGAACGGGCCCTGGCCGAGGCCTACGACCTGCACGCGGCGGCGGTGTACGGGGTGCTGACCCGCCTGCTGGACACCGCCAGCGCCCAGGAGGTCTTGCAGGACGTGTTCGTGCGGCTGTGGGAGCGGCCAGAGGCCTACGACCCGGCGCGGGCGGGCCTGCGGGCCTACCTGCTGGTCGTGGCGCGCTCGCGGGCGCTGGACCGCCTGCGCGCCACGAAGGCCACCGCGCCGCTGCACACCGAGGACGGCGCCGAGTGGCCGCTGCCCGACGAGCAGCCCGGCCCCGCCCAGCGCAGTGAGAATGAAGCCCGGCACCGCCGCGTGCGTCAGGCTCTGGGCGGCCTGAGCCCGGCGCACCGCGAAACGGTGGAACGTGCGTACCTGCGCGGCGAAACCCGTGAAGACATTGCCGCTGGCATGGGGGTGCCGGTTGGCACGGTCAAAAGTCGGCTCAGCCACGCGCTGGGCCACCTGAGGCGCCTGCTGGGCGAGGAGGCCCGTTCGTGGCTGGACTAG
- a CDS encoding TlpA family protein disulfide reductase: MTRFTLTALSAAAPFMLLALAATAAASMPGHDMSTMSKATGYQPYSKAAFDAAKGKQRVLFFWASCCPNCRAAEADIQKNLGDLPAGVVIFKTDYDKEAALKKQYGITYQHTFVLVDAQGKALRKWSGGGLKQIVANAAAAKKM, encoded by the coding sequence ATGACCCGATTCACCCTGACCGCCCTGAGTGCCGCCGCCCCTTTCATGCTGCTGGCGCTGGCCGCCACCGCCGCCGCCAGCATGCCCGGCCACGACATGAGCACCATGTCCAAGGCCACCGGCTACCAGCCCTACAGCAAGGCCGCCTTTGACGCCGCCAAGGGCAAGCAGCGGGTGCTGTTCTTCTGGGCGTCCTGTTGCCCCAACTGCCGCGCCGCCGAGGCCGACATCCAGAAAAATCTGGGGGACCTGCCCGCAGGCGTTGTGATATTCAAGACCGACTACGACAAGGAAGCGGCCCTGAAAAAGCAGTACGGCATTACCTACCAGCACACCTTCGTGCTGGTGGACGCCCAGGGCAAGGCGCTGCGCAAGTGGAGTGGCGGCGGCCTGAAGCAGATTGTGGCCAACGCGGCCGCTGCCAAGAAGATGTGA
- a CDS encoding cytochrome c biogenesis CcdA family protein, producing MLLLLVAFVGGLLTVLSPCVLPVLPVLLSGTVGGRGRPPGIIAGFLGSFVLLTLFLASVVTALNLSPDAIRWAAVVMLVGFGLTLAVPALQARFERVASRALPQRAGGGGDGFLGGVLVGATLGVVWTPCVGPILASVTTLALSGQVTAFAAAVTLAYALGVALPMLGVMWGGRRLLHRPALLGRLNGFQQVFGAVLVMFAAGMVVGLDRQVQTALVERLPALQRLTFLEETAGVQRELERTDLQPALP from the coding sequence GTGCTGCTGCTGCTTGTGGCGTTTGTGGGCGGGCTGCTGACGGTGCTGTCGCCCTGCGTGCTGCCCGTGCTGCCGGTGCTGCTGTCGGGCACGGTGGGCGGGCGGGGCCGCCCCCCCGGCATCATCGCCGGATTCCTCGGGTCGTTCGTGCTGCTCACGCTGTTTCTGGCCAGCGTGGTCACGGCCCTGAACCTCAGCCCGGACGCCATTCGCTGGGCAGCGGTGGTGATGCTGGTGGGCTTTGGCCTGACGCTGGCGGTGCCCGCCCTGCAAGCGCGCTTTGAACGTGTGGCCAGCCGCGCCCTGCCCCAGCGGGCGGGCGGCGGGGGCGACGGGTTTCTGGGCGGCGTGCTGGTGGGCGCGACCCTGGGTGTGGTCTGGACGCCCTGCGTGGGGCCTATTCTGGCCAGCGTGACCACCCTGGCCCTGAGCGGTCAGGTGACGGCCTTTGCCGCCGCCGTGACCCTGGCCTACGCGCTGGGCGTGGCGCTGCCCATGCTGGGCGTTATGTGGGGCGGGCGGCGCCTGCTGCACCGGCCCGCGCTGCTGGGCCGCCTGAATGGCTTTCAGCAGGTGTTTGGCGCTGTGCTGGTGATGTTTGCCGCCGGCATGGTCGTTGGCCTGGACCGGCAGGTGCAGACCGCGCTGGTTGAGCGCCTGCCTGCCCTGCAACGCCTGACCTTTCTGGAAGAAACGGCGGGCGTACAGCGCGAGCTGGAACGCACCGACCTTCAGCCCGCCCTGCCGTAG
- a CDS encoding DinB family protein: protein MSNLDFLLESFRRNARVNEVLLTALSPADFALSDGQGGWTVERHLRHMAGFRVSWLWNLSRDHAMPLLDPTRTDADGDPMWRWQESPPAELNAAFTAGDEAAVKAVEAHLASGEPFADPWNEGSYRASPAHFLQHTIVHDSHHRGQVMALLRQGGHTKEQMDELDNHWAIWRE from the coding sequence ATGTCGAACCTGGATTTTTTGCTGGAATCGTTTCGCCGCAACGCCCGCGTGAACGAAGTCCTCCTGACGGCCCTGAGCCCCGCTGACTTTGCCCTCAGTGACGGTCAGGGCGGCTGGACGGTGGAGCGGCACCTGCGGCACATGGCGGGTTTCCGGGTGAGCTGGCTGTGGAACCTGTCGCGCGACCACGCCATGCCCCTGCTGGACCCCACGCGCACAGACGCTGACGGCGACCCCATGTGGCGCTGGCAGGAGAGCCCGCCCGCCGAGCTGAACGCCGCCTTTACAGCCGGCGACGAGGCGGCAGTCAAGGCCGTCGAAGCCCACCTGGCGTCCGGCGAACCGTTTGCCGATCCCTGGAATGAAGGCAGTTACCGCGCCAGCCCCGCCCACTTCTTGCAGCACACCATCGTGCATGACAGCCACCACCGGGGTCAGGTCATGGCGCTGCTGCGTCAGGGCGGGCACACCAAGGAACAGATGGACGAACTGGACAACCACTGGGCCATCTGGCGCGAGTAA
- a CDS encoding DUF3224 domain-containing protein, translated as MSAVASGTFAVTFRPPGDRPSVMPGIQELAFDKTWTGDLSGHSQGRMLAYAQTAYVALEVFTGTLAGRTGQFTFAHLGDQAQGQQRLLYRIVEGSGQGDLSGICGELSLSITDQEHRYAVHYTL; from the coding sequence ATGAGCGCTGTCGCCAGCGGGACGTTTGCCGTCACCTTCCGGCCACCGGGCGACCGGCCTTCGGTGATGCCTGGGATTCAGGAATTGGCCTTCGACAAAACCTGGACGGGCGACCTCAGCGGCCACAGCCAGGGGCGCATGCTGGCCTACGCGCAGACCGCGTATGTGGCGCTTGAGGTGTTTACGGGCACGCTGGCGGGCCGGACGGGTCAATTTACCTTTGCTCATCTGGGCGACCAGGCTCAGGGGCAGCAGCGGCTGCTCTACCGCATTGTGGAGGGGTCTGGTCAGGGCGACCTGAGCGGCATCTGCGGCGAGCTGAGCCTGAGCATCACGGACCAGGAACACAGGTACGCTGTGCACTACACCCTCTAA
- a CDS encoding DinB family protein has protein sequence MLSAELAAHWLGHHRLTGHYLAAFPDSALLTYAPAEPLRPFGAMLWEVHGQTDYVLAGLSSGNWGEPRWAEAPSTDPASLRAAWAEQTARLSRELPGIPDAHYLTLQHTGWGKMTGLAAALGAIDNQTHHRAQGSVYLRELGLEPPQFWDRGAGPA, from the coding sequence ATGCTGTCGGCCGAACTTGCCGCCCACTGGCTGGGTCACCACCGCCTGACCGGGCACTATCTGGCGGCGTTTCCAGACAGCGCCCTGTTGACCTACGCCCCAGCCGAGCCCCTGCGGCCCTTCGGCGCGATGCTCTGGGAGGTTCACGGCCAGACCGACTATGTGCTGGCGGGCCTGAGCAGCGGGAACTGGGGAGAGCCGCGCTGGGCCGAGGCGCCGAGCACCGACCCCGCCAGTCTGCGCGCGGCCTGGGCCGAGCAAACCGCGCGGTTGTCCCGCGAATTGCCGGGTATTCCCGACGCCCATTACCTGACCCTGCAGCACACAGGCTGGGGCAAGATGACGGGTCTGGCCGCCGCACTGGGGGCCATTGACAACCAGACGCACCACCGCGCCCAGGGCAGCGTCTACCTGCGGGAACTGGGTCTGGAACCACCCCAGTTCTGGGACAGGGGCGCAGGACCGGCATGA
- a CDS encoding DinB family protein, with the protein MTLTADAVLSLPTFLSHWQGHRALTRRTIEAFPEGELFTFTPAPPMRPFGQMAGELLFVSAMTLDGLRTGEWPEPDWSTMPQTKADLLAAWDALSDRLADEWSGVKAETVARLQPLPWGEMPGWVAAMYAVDNEIHHRGQGYVYLRALGQEPPAFYER; encoded by the coding sequence ATGACCCTGACCGCCGATGCCGTTCTGTCGCTGCCTACTTTTCTGTCGCACTGGCAGGGCCACCGCGCCCTGACCCGCCGCACCATTGAGGCCTTTCCCGAGGGCGAGCTGTTTACCTTCACCCCCGCGCCGCCCATGCGTCCCTTTGGGCAGATGGCCGGCGAACTGCTGTTCGTGAGTGCCATGACGCTGGACGGCCTGCGAACCGGCGAATGGCCCGAACCCGACTGGTCCACCATGCCGCAGACCAAAGCTGATCTGCTGGCCGCCTGGGACGCCCTGAGTGACCGCCTGGCCGACGAGTGGAGCGGGGTCAAGGCCGAGACGGTGGCCCGCCTCCAGCCGCTGCCCTGGGGCGAGATGCCGGGGTGGGTCGCCGCCATGTACGCCGTGGACAACGAGATTCACCACCGGGGCCAGGGCTACGTGTACCTGCGCGCACTGGGCCAAGAGCCGCCCGCCTTCTACGAGCGCTGA
- a CDS encoding helix-turn-helix transcriptional regulator, which yields MYDPAMRVLTVLELLQARESVTGAELARRLEVSPRTVQRYVTRLQDLGIPVEGRRGVGGAYRLKPGFRLPPLMFTPEEALAAALGLRALRQLGLHALAPAAESAGAKLSRSLPTALRDDVQALEGSVHLDPAPWVVGVGAQVLAELLRAVRQTRTVQFSYAAPGRAATTRQADVYRVVHFGGRWYAVGWCHLRAARRSFRLDRLSDLDVLDTTFVSPPDFDAAAFLRSQLRAPPTAHAVSVWLAAPPEALQGRVSLWGTDLDAEGGGTRLRAQREDLHSFAAFLLGLECDFRVDHPPELRAEFARLHTRCGAYAGANEPVH from the coding sequence ATGTACGACCCAGCCATGCGGGTGCTCACCGTGCTGGAACTGTTGCAGGCCCGCGAAAGCGTGACCGGCGCGGAACTGGCCCGCCGCCTGGAGGTCAGCCCGCGCACGGTGCAGCGCTACGTGACCCGCCTGCAAGACCTGGGCATTCCGGTGGAGGGCCGCCGGGGGGTGGGCGGCGCCTACCGCCTCAAGCCTGGGTTTCGGCTGCCGCCCCTCATGTTCACGCCCGAAGAAGCCCTGGCGGCCGCGCTGGGCCTGCGCGCGCTGCGCCAGCTGGGGCTGCACGCCCTGGCCCCCGCCGCCGAGAGTGCCGGGGCCAAGCTGTCGCGCAGCCTGCCCACGGCCCTGCGTGACGACGTGCAGGCCCTGGAAGGCAGCGTGCATCTGGACCCGGCACCCTGGGTGGTGGGGGTGGGGGCGCAGGTGTTGGCCGAACTGCTGCGGGCGGTGCGACAGACGCGCACTGTGCAGTTCAGCTACGCCGCGCCGGGCCGGGCCGCCACCACCCGCCAGGCCGACGTGTACCGCGTGGTGCATTTTGGGGGCCGCTGGTACGCCGTGGGCTGGTGCCACCTGCGGGCAGCGCGGCGGTCGTTCCGCCTTGACCGTCTGAGCGACCTGGACGTACTGGACACCACATTCGTCTCGCCGCCTGACTTTGACGCCGCCGCGTTCTTGCGTTCGCAGCTGCGGGCGCCGCCCACGGCCCATGCCGTCAGCGTGTGGCTGGCCGCGCCCCCCGAAGCCTTGCAGGGCCGGGTGTCGCTGTGGGGCACCGACCTGGACGCCGAGGGGGGCGGCACCCGTCTGCGTGCCCAGCGCGAAGACCTGCACAGCTTTGCCGCCTTCCTGCTGGGCCTGGAGTGCGACTTCCGGGTGGACCACCCCCCCGAACTGCGCGCCGAGTTCGCGCGGCTGCATACGCGCTGCGGCGCGTATGCCGGGGCCAACGAGCCGGTACACTGA
- a CDS encoding (4Fe-4S)-binding protein, with protein sequence MTPAAPPTNDDLAQGKAYAGQGVTVYYDARRCVHVANCVRGLPEVFRPKERPWIQAENAGAQAVAAVVRTCPTGALHYVLDSEEAESPQELTEVRALPDGPLVLRGNLVLDTPAGQVRDVRAALCRCGQSSNKPYCDGTHSKVGWTSSQE encoded by the coding sequence ATGACCCCCGCAGCACCGCCTACTAACGACGACCTGGCGCAGGGCAAGGCCTACGCCGGCCAGGGCGTCACCGTGTATTACGACGCCCGGCGCTGCGTGCATGTGGCCAACTGCGTGCGCGGCCTGCCAGAAGTGTTTAGGCCCAAGGAGCGGCCCTGGATTCAGGCGGAAAATGCGGGGGCGCAGGCCGTCGCGGCTGTGGTCAGAACCTGTCCCACGGGAGCGCTGCATTACGTGCTGGACAGTGAAGAGGCGGAAAGCCCCCAGGAGCTCACCGAGGTGCGCGCCCTGCCGGATGGCCCCCTCGTGCTGCGCGGCAACCTGGTGCTGGACACGCCTGCAGGTCAGGTCCGCGATGTTCGGGCCGCCCTGTGCCGCTGCGGCCAGAGCAGTAATAAGCCTTACTGCGACGGCACCCACAGCAAGGTGGGCTGGACGAGCAGCCAAGAGTAA
- a CDS encoding DUF4279 domain-containing protein, with protein MSVTGNFDPDDFTARVGLSPARTWRRGERSARDPQLAGRTVHACDHWAFGLTERPEFDLELLVDELLTLAQKGLSALGQAVADLGLHLEVTVVVKWAPATTASPALHLRGRHLAILGSLGAKVDIDLFADC; from the coding sequence CTGTCCGTCACGGGCAATTTCGACCCTGACGACTTCACGGCGCGTGTGGGCCTGTCTCCTGCCCGGACGTGGCGACGAGGTGAACGGAGTGCGCGCGATCCCCAGCTTGCGGGGCGGACTGTCCACGCGTGTGACCACTGGGCTTTTGGCCTCACTGAGCGTCCAGAATTTGATCTGGAACTGCTCGTGGATGAGCTGCTGACGCTGGCACAGAAGGGACTGAGCGCACTGGGTCAGGCTGTGGCCGACCTCGGCCTGCATCTGGAAGTAACCGTGGTGGTGAAATGGGCCCCCGCAACCACCGCCAGCCCAGCCCTTCACTTAAGGGGCCGACACCTGGCCATCCTGGGCTCTCTTGGTGCAAAGGTGGACATAGACCTTTTCGCTGACTGCTGA
- the map gene encoding type I methionyl aminopeptidase produces the protein MTITTESDLKGMQRAGQVVAETLRALRAAIRPGVTPAELDALAGQVFERHGAQSAPRMTYQAPVNVFISVNDDIVHGLPTRRPLATGDVVSLDVTPFVHGYIADAAVTVAVPPASPVVMRLIDCAEAAFHAGMGAATAGRPVHAIGQAVEMEVKRRGFTVLRDLFGHGVGRAIHEEPNVPNYYRPQDRKKLHEGLVIAVEPMVSTGRSHRVRTRRDGWTLSTTDGGLAAHFEHTVMITKEKPLILTA, from the coding sequence ATGACCATCACGACCGAAAGCGACCTCAAAGGCATGCAGCGCGCGGGGCAGGTGGTGGCCGAGACGCTGCGCGCGCTCCGGGCGGCCATCCGCCCCGGCGTTACCCCGGCCGAGCTGGACGCGCTGGCCGGTCAGGTCTTTGAACGCCACGGCGCCCAGTCGGCCCCCCGCATGACCTACCAGGCCCCCGTCAATGTCTTTATCAGCGTCAATGACGACATCGTGCATGGTCTGCCGACGCGCCGCCCGCTGGCGACTGGGGACGTGGTGAGCCTGGATGTCACGCCTTTTGTCCACGGCTACATCGCCGACGCGGCGGTAACCGTGGCGGTGCCGCCAGCCTCGCCTGTGGTGATGCGGCTGATTGACTGCGCCGAGGCGGCCTTCCACGCGGGCATGGGCGCCGCGACCGCCGGGCGGCCGGTCCACGCCATCGGGCAGGCCGTTGAAATGGAGGTTAAGCGCCGGGGCTTTACGGTGCTGCGCGATCTCTTTGGGCACGGGGTTGGTCGCGCCATCCACGAGGAGCCGAACGTTCCGAATTACTACCGTCCGCAGGACCGGAAGAAGCTGCACGAAGGGCTGGTCATTGCCGTGGAGCCGATGGTGTCGACTGGTCGCTCACACCGGGTCAGGACGCGGCGGGACGGCTGGACCCTCAGCACCACGGACGGCGGCCTGGCCGCCCATTTTGAGCATACGGTCATGATTACCAAGGAGAAGCCTCTGATTCTGACGGCCTGA
- a CDS encoding thymidine phosphorylase, which translates to MTALNIPDLIRKKRDGDSHSRADLEQLVLGYTRGEVPDYQMSAWLMAVYLRGMAEQETADLTVVMAESGDLMNLAGLERTVDKHSTGGVGDKTSLILTPMLAALGLTVAKMSGRGLAHTGGTIDKLESIPGWTSELSEEQFLRQAQEIGLALVGQSKDLAPADGKLYALRDVTATVDCLPLIASSIMSKKLASGAHTVVLDVKVGAGAFMRTLEAGQGLARAMVDIGTRAGRQVRAVLTDMDTPLGHMAGNSLEVQEALATLRGQGPHDLTELCVALAVEALVAHGETQAEALARQTLQDGSALERFRAFVAAQGGDPAYVDDPTRFDVAPGRAEVTAPTAGFVAKVDALAVGRAVLALGGGRERKGEAIDHGVGVELLKKPGEAVAAGEAVLRIYHREGRGLDTARTLLDAGLSISAAAPTPEPMILGRVN; encoded by the coding sequence GTGACCGCTCTGAACATTCCCGACCTGATTCGCAAGAAGCGCGACGGCGACAGCCACAGCCGCGCCGACCTGGAGCAGCTGGTGCTGGGCTACACGCGCGGCGAGGTGCCCGACTACCAGATGAGCGCCTGGCTGATGGCCGTGTACCTGCGCGGCATGGCCGAACAGGAAACCGCCGACCTGACAGTGGTGATGGCCGAGAGCGGCGACCTCATGAACCTGGCGGGCCTGGAACGCACCGTGGACAAGCATTCCACGGGCGGCGTGGGGGATAAAACCAGCCTGATCCTGACGCCCATGCTGGCAGCGCTGGGCCTGACCGTCGCCAAGATGAGTGGGCGCGGCCTGGCGCACACCGGCGGCACCATTGACAAGTTGGAAAGCATTCCCGGCTGGACCTCGGAGCTGAGCGAGGAACAGTTTCTGCGCCAGGCGCAGGAGATTGGCCTCGCGCTGGTGGGCCAGAGCAAGGACCTCGCCCCCGCCGACGGCAAGCTGTACGCCCTGCGCGACGTGACGGCCACCGTGGACTGCCTGCCGCTGATTGCCAGTTCCATCATGAGCAAGAAACTCGCTTCGGGTGCGCACACCGTCGTGCTGGACGTGAAGGTTGGCGCCGGGGCCTTCATGCGCACCCTGGAGGCCGGGCAGGGCCTGGCACGCGCGATGGTGGACATCGGCACCCGTGCCGGGCGGCAGGTGCGCGCCGTGCTGACCGACATGGACACGCCACTGGGGCATATGGCGGGCAACAGCCTGGAGGTGCAAGAAGCCCTGGCCACCCTGCGCGGTCAGGGCCCCCACGACCTGACCGAGTTGTGTGTGGCGCTGGCCGTCGAAGCACTCGTCGCCCACGGTGAGACTCAGGCCGAGGCGCTTGCCCGGCAAACCCTACAAGACGGCAGCGCCCTGGAGCGCTTCCGCGCTTTTGTGGCTGCGCAGGGGGGCGACCCGGCCTACGTGGATGACCCCACCCGGTTTGATGTGGCTCCCGGCCGCGCCGAGGTGACAGCCCCCACCGCCGGCTTCGTGGCGAAGGTTGACGCGCTGGCGGTGGGCCGCGCCGTGCTGGCGCTGGGCGGCGGCCGTGAGCGGAAGGGCGAGGCCATTGACCACGGCGTCGGTGTCGAGCTGCTGAAAAAACCCGGCGAAGCGGTGGCGGCCGGCGAGGCGGTGCTGCGCATCTACCACCGGGAGGGCCGGGGCCTGGACACCGCCCGGACACTGCTGGACGCTGGCCTGAGCATCAGCGCCGCCGCCCCAACCCCTGAGCCCATGATTCTGGGCCGGGTGAACTGA
- a CDS encoding cell division protein FtsB has product MSDTPPPPQPARRVWWRRLQRLPLSMMVASVLAALGIVQLSFQLGHLAYRSVVWSAQTRETLDRVALLEGDVRVLKDAIQAASDPAYLEQLARCEGYVGKTEQVIVSSTAPVRPPAPGTICKALRLP; this is encoded by the coding sequence ATGAGTGACACTCCCCCCCCGCCCCAGCCGGCGCGGCGCGTCTGGTGGCGGCGCCTTCAGCGCCTGCCCCTGAGCATGATGGTGGCCAGCGTGCTGGCGGCGCTAGGCATCGTGCAGCTGAGTTTCCAGCTGGGGCACCTGGCCTACCGCAGTGTGGTCTGGTCGGCGCAAACCCGTGAGACGCTGGACCGGGTGGCGCTGCTGGAAGGCGACGTGCGGGTGCTCAAAGACGCCATTCAGGCTGCCAGTGACCCGGCCTACCTGGAACAGCTGGCCCGCTGCGAGGGCTATGTGGGCAAGACCGAGCAGGTCATCGTGTCCAGCACCGCCCCAGTTCGGCCGCCCGCACCGGGCACTATCTGTAAGGCGCTGCGGCTCCCGTAA